In one Flavobacteriales bacterium genomic region, the following are encoded:
- a CDS encoding WD40 repeat domain-containing protein, with product MTINAGSIRLGRHSSPAVIATALAGLLTLASTAQDDGQEYRILKVGGTESIAGYLTSWIDVSPDGSTVGLSATQGFPYRLFPASDEAQVRTIDVGNWYAGSRARFSSTGRYILLQQLFYLDYAPNKDRPIKYEVVDVTTGKAVFSMDELYAAALTPDETTVVTLGKDGLHLVDLGSGKRRSTGLERMGNAVAVSTDGQRVAVAHKPTKAELEALTGLRNDKDALKNALKVGQLVTVYDLATLKPLYTLNELFDKIFRLEYSPDGQDLWIHAKPHTRKGGNPNPNQCYVSVADARTGAMRRTAFPSLAQYEPDFRISPDGKLFAIGSQGNKFMEVHLYERATGRMVDRFVLSYRLFEKMASKAEFPSDGRVSFVFLPDGRRMLMTFGNRLIEWTYAP from the coding sequence GTGACCATAAACGCTGGTTCAATCAGGCTTGGCCGCCACTCCTCCCCGGCAGTTATCGCCACAGCCCTCGCAGGGCTGCTGACCCTCGCTTCCACCGCTCAGGACGATGGACAGGAGTACCGCATCCTGAAAGTGGGCGGCACCGAGAGCATCGCCGGCTACCTCACCAGCTGGATCGATGTTTCGCCGGATGGCAGCACCGTGGGCCTCTCCGCCACGCAAGGCTTCCCCTACCGACTCTTCCCCGCCAGCGACGAGGCCCAGGTGCGCACCATCGACGTGGGAAACTGGTACGCCGGGTCCCGCGCACGCTTCAGCAGCACAGGCAGATACATCCTGCTGCAGCAGCTTTTCTACCTGGACTATGCCCCCAACAAGGACCGGCCCATCAAGTACGAGGTGGTCGACGTGACCACAGGCAAGGCGGTCTTCTCCATGGACGAGCTGTATGCGGCCGCCTTGACACCCGACGAGACCACCGTGGTGACCCTGGGCAAGGATGGTCTTCACCTGGTGGACCTCGGTTCCGGCAAGCGCCGGTCGACAGGACTGGAACGCATGGGCAATGCCGTTGCGGTGAGCACCGATGGCCAGCGTGTTGCCGTGGCCCACAAGCCCACGAAAGCGGAACTGGAAGCGCTGACCGGGCTGCGCAACGACAAGGACGCACTGAAAAACGCGCTGAAAGTGGGCCAGTTGGTGACGGTGTACGACCTGGCCACCCTGAAGCCGCTCTACACGCTGAACGAGCTCTTCGACAAGATCTTCCGGTTGGAGTACAGCCCCGATGGGCAGGACCTGTGGATCCACGCCAAACCGCACACGCGGAAGGGCGGCAATCCCAACCCGAACCAGTGCTACGTGAGCGTGGCCGATGCCCGGACCGGTGCCATGCGCCGCACCGCGTTCCCTTCCCTGGCGCAGTACGAACCTGATTTCCGCATCAGTCCTGACGGGAAACTCTTCGCCATCGGCAGCCAGGGCAACAAGTTCATGGAGGTGCACCTCTACGAGCGCGCCACCGGCCGCATGGTGGACCGCTTCGTACTGAGCTACCGCCTGTTCGAGAAGATGGCCAGCAAGGCCGAGTTCCCCAGCGATGGCCGGGTCTCCTTCGTGTTCCTGCCCGATGGCCGGCGCATGCTCATGACGTTCGGCAACCGCCTCATCGAATGGACCTACGCCCCATGA
- a CDS encoding NAD(P)/FAD-dependent oxidoreductase: MWTIDKHRYDKLPYPTVIVVGGGFAGLEVVQGLAGQPYKVLLLDKQNHHCFQPLLYQVATASLGADSIGHPFRRTVGPMPNVAFRMAEVLRVVPQEKRIETSVGDFRYDLLILALGSTTNFFGNRAMAEHAMQLKSISQALDIRSDFLQEFERAMVLLEEEERRRCLNFVIVGAGPTGVELAGALAEIRRTVLRHEYRELDSSLMRIVLIDSNDRVLKSFSPASSARALRYLEELGVEVRLGQRVMGGDDERIQLDDGTALETNTVIWAAGVKGMLIPGLETAVHERANRYQVDRMNAVQGAEGVYALGDIALMAEEAWPHGHPQVAQAAIQQARHLVRNLIRRSRGEGAIPFCYRDKGSMAVIGRRRAVVDLGRRSFGGTLAWLLWMFVHVVQLVGFRNRVMVLVNWAWKYLSWKNTIRLIVRPYVRRGTVIVRPFTPVE; encoded by the coding sequence ATGTGGACCATCGATAAGCACCGGTACGACAAGCTGCCCTATCCAACGGTGATCGTGGTCGGCGGCGGGTTCGCCGGCCTGGAGGTGGTGCAGGGGCTGGCCGGCCAGCCCTATAAGGTGCTCCTCCTCGACAAGCAGAACCACCACTGCTTCCAGCCGCTGCTCTACCAGGTGGCTACGGCGAGCCTGGGTGCCGACAGCATTGGCCATCCCTTCCGCCGCACGGTGGGCCCCATGCCGAACGTGGCCTTCCGCATGGCGGAAGTCCTGCGCGTGGTGCCCCAGGAGAAGCGCATCGAGACCTCGGTGGGCGACTTCCGGTACGACCTGCTCATCCTGGCGTTGGGGAGCACCACCAATTTCTTCGGCAACCGGGCCATGGCCGAGCATGCCATGCAGCTGAAGAGTATCAGCCAGGCCCTCGATATCCGTAGCGATTTCCTCCAGGAGTTCGAGCGGGCCATGGTGCTGCTGGAGGAGGAGGAGCGCCGCCGCTGCCTGAACTTCGTCATCGTGGGCGCAGGTCCCACAGGGGTGGAGCTGGCCGGGGCCCTGGCGGAGATCCGCCGGACCGTGCTCCGGCACGAGTACCGCGAGCTCGACAGCAGCCTCATGCGGATCGTGCTCATCGACAGCAACGACCGGGTGCTGAAAAGCTTCAGCCCGGCATCGAGCGCCCGCGCGCTGCGCTACCTGGAAGAACTCGGCGTGGAGGTGCGTCTCGGCCAGCGCGTGATGGGCGGTGATGACGAGCGCATCCAGCTCGACGACGGTACCGCGCTGGAGACGAACACGGTGATCTGGGCGGCCGGGGTGAAGGGAATGCTCATTCCGGGCCTCGAGACGGCCGTGCATGAGCGCGCCAATCGCTATCAGGTGGACCGGATGAACGCCGTGCAGGGCGCCGAGGGCGTGTATGCCCTCGGCGACATCGCGTTGATGGCCGAGGAAGCTTGGCCGCACGGTCACCCGCAGGTGGCGCAGGCCGCCATCCAGCAGGCACGGCACCTTGTCCGGAACCTGATCCGCCGGTCGCGCGGGGAGGGGGCAATCCCCTTCTGCTACCGGGACAAGGGCAGCATGGCGGTGATCGGCAGGCGCCGTGCGGTGGTGGACCTAGGCCGGAGGAGCTTCGGCGGCACGCTTGCCTGGCTGCTGTGGATGTTCGTGCATGTGGTGCAGCTGGTGGGCTTCCGCAACCGGGTGATGGTGCTGGTCAATTGGGCCTGGAAGTACCTGAGCTGGAAGAACACCATACGGCTCATCGTGCGCCCCTATGTGCGCCGGGGAACCGTCATCGTGCGGCCCTTCACGCCGGTGGAGTAG
- the mnmE gene encoding tRNA uridine-5-carboxymethylaminomethyl(34) synthesis GTPase MnmE translates to MLLRDTIAALSTAPGTGAIALARLSGPDAIRVARSLVPGLPEEPTDRHAYLAALSDSEGRIDEGLATVFKAPRSYTGEDVVELAVHGSPYIQQRVMEALLAAGARLALPGEFTQRAFLNRKLDLSQAEAVADLIASQSAAQHRLALQQLRGGFGQRIEGLRQQLIDFAALVELELDFGEEDVEFAKRPQLVELIDGVAAVCTGLIDSFRYGNAVKQGVPVAIVGAPNSGKSTLLNALLEEDRAIVSDIPGTTRDTVEEAITIGGVLFRFIDTAGIRRTDDAIERMGIERSYRKAREAAIVVLLGDATVMNEQAFAFEAAMLRERIGEGPVIIPVLNKADLALTPPGSTLAISAKAGQGLEALRERFLVQVNALQGGTGDAAVTNARHVDALTKARAALHDARNAIERGLSGELLAVDLRRAQHHLGEITGRITPDDLLGSIFSRFCIGK, encoded by the coding sequence ATGCTGCTCCGCGACACCATCGCCGCCCTGTCCACCGCCCCGGGCACCGGTGCCATCGCACTGGCCCGGCTGTCAGGGCCCGATGCCATCCGCGTGGCTCGCTCGCTGGTGCCCGGCCTGCCGGAGGAGCCCACGGACCGACACGCCTATCTCGCAGCGCTCAGCGATTCCGAGGGCCGGATCGACGAGGGCCTGGCAACGGTGTTCAAGGCCCCCCGCTCCTACACCGGCGAGGACGTGGTGGAGCTGGCTGTGCACGGCTCGCCCTACATCCAGCAGCGCGTGATGGAGGCGCTGCTCGCGGCTGGCGCGCGGCTGGCGCTCCCCGGCGAGTTCACGCAGCGTGCCTTCCTCAACCGCAAGCTCGACCTCAGCCAGGCCGAGGCCGTAGCCGACCTCATCGCCAGCCAGAGCGCCGCGCAGCACCGGCTGGCGCTCCAGCAGCTCCGTGGCGGATTCGGTCAGCGGATCGAAGGGCTCCGCCAGCAGCTCATCGATTTCGCCGCGCTGGTGGAGCTCGAGCTGGATTTCGGCGAGGAGGATGTGGAATTCGCGAAGCGGCCGCAGCTCGTGGAGCTCATCGATGGGGTGGCCGCGGTCTGCACCGGGCTCATCGACAGCTTCCGCTACGGCAATGCCGTAAAGCAGGGCGTTCCAGTGGCCATCGTGGGCGCCCCCAACAGCGGCAAGAGCACGCTGCTGAATGCGCTGCTGGAGGAGGACCGCGCCATCGTGAGCGACATCCCGGGCACCACGCGCGATACCGTGGAGGAGGCCATCACCATCGGCGGGGTGCTCTTCCGCTTCATCGATACCGCCGGAATCCGCCGAACCGACGATGCCATCGAGCGGATGGGCATCGAGCGCAGTTACAGGAAGGCCCGCGAGGCCGCCATCGTGGTGCTCCTGGGCGATGCAACGGTGATGAACGAACAGGCCTTCGCCTTCGAGGCCGCCATGCTGCGCGAGCGCATCGGTGAAGGGCCTGTGATCATCCCGGTGCTCAACAAGGCCGACCTGGCCCTCACCCCCCCTGGATCGACCCTCGCCATCAGCGCGAAGGCCGGGCAAGGCCTCGAAGCCCTCCGGGAGCGCTTCCTGGTGCAGGTCAATGCCCTGCAGGGCGGCACCGGCGATGCGGCGGTGACCAACGCCCGCCATGTGGATGCGCTCACCAAGGCACGCGCAGCGCTGCATGATGCCCGCAACGCCATCGAGCGCGGACTCAGCGGCGAGTTGCTGGCAGTGGACCTCCGACGGGCGCAGCACCACCTTGGCGAGATCACCGGGCGCATCACGCCGGATGATCTGCTCGGCAGCATCTTCAGCCGGTTCTGCATCGGCAAGTAG